The genomic DNA GTGTTGCTGCCTTATCCCAGACCTATTATTAGGAAAGTGATAATTTGTAAGTTGTTATTAAATGGGGCCCAGTTATCTGCCTTTGGGGGCAGTGGAGgtggaaattatttcttctgccaccatttaaagtaaaaagttgTCTTTTCATTAAACTAGACCCTGGCATTgcaacttttcttcttttgtatttatcCACAGAAGCATCTCAACAGCATTATGTATGTTCAGCCAGCCAGGTTTGTTCCAAAACTagtttattatataaaagttttCCTGGTTAAGAGGTAAATTATAGGAACACAGTCTAGACATACATAGTTTACTTATTAATCAAGCTTTTAATTGGCTGTTGTGGGTCAGCACTTGATGGCATGTGAGGTAATTGGGGTTGAGAAATAACCGTAGGCAGATTATTAAACAGACTGCACTGATATAGTGTACCTTCTACCTCATCATCTTTCTCCAGGTCATCTCCTTTGGAACAGACCCTTTTGAACTCCACTCCCTTCCATCTTCTTCACCAGGCTTTTTGGAGGATAGTAAATTTGTAGCCAGATTCTGCAGTAGACATTACTCATTTATCACATCCTTTGTCTGATAAGCCCTGTCTGGGCATGCCCTCAGAATCATTCTCAGCACATCACTTCAGGGAGCCAAGTAAAGACACCTAGTTGTCATTTCTGTTCTAAATATTGTTGCAACCAGAATAAGATATTAACTTATTCAGGCTATATTTGTTTTGAATGCTGGAAAAAGGAGTGAAAGTATTTCCCAATATCCAAGAtgtttttctgttcttccctTACTCATGTTTTGAAGACTTTTATGTCATACCTAtacttgtttctctctcttcctgtgcTGTTTCTGCTACTTCTTTCTACGTAATTGGTTTACACTGGAAAATTAACACATTTGTATTGagcattataaaatgaattttaatctaCTAGTAAGTGAAGAGagcattcctttctttccaaaattctCAACTCTTTTGTCACTACCCTGAGGTGTTTTCCCCCCTATTTTTGGTATAATGATGATAGccattttttccagaatattggGTGCCACCAAACCTCTGTAAAGTGTTTGTTTTGATTGCCTTCTCTTTGATCTAAGCAGTTGGTCTAATTCTGCCAACAGGAGACAGGAGTTTAAGAAAGGACAAGATAGAAGGAAATGCAGTAGAGCAAACAagtattgctttatttttgtccCTAAGTTAATATGAgctggatattttaaaaatattaataaaattaatcctatttttaaaatattaatgaagaatCATAGGAGAAAGTTGATTGTTCTTGGATGTCCCAAGAATGGTGCGCCTATTGATGCCAATAGGCCATAACTGTGTTACATTCCTTCACTACATCATCACAACCACTTGGTTCATTGGACTTGTTtgcttatggaaaaaaaaatagagtcaaagaggtaaataatttgcccaaggacacacagccagtACAAGTAGTAGAGTTGGCATTCCACCCCAGCCCTCTAATTTTAAACCTTGTGCCCTTTCTTATCCAAACATTTAGGAAGTTTTACCTTCAGcagattttacctttttttccataataaacacttttactttatattatagcCTTTTAAATTTGGGCAATAATTATGTTCATGCATGCACACGTGTACATTTTTATGGTTTGTGTGTTATTTGGTCCACTTGACACTGTGGCCAAAATGATAGATTTCTAAGACCAATAGTGTTTGAACCTGTAAGACACTGTAGCCCAGTGATGTAGCATAGTCACTGAGCCTGGTGTCAAATCCCCTGCCTCCACCACTCCTCATCTTGtacaaatttcttttctcaaaccAATTTGTAaggttattttgagaattaaacaAAGTAATATACATAGagcatttagcacaatgcttGACAAATAGTAAGTGCTACATAAatgctattatatttttactttatagtaTTGGATCCCTAGTTTCTCCATGGGATTCTGAGAATTTTCACTGAGTTACACAGAAATTATAAACTACACTAACGATATTTCATGGTTTCAATATTGCTATTTGTGGAGAAATAGCAAAAATTATCtctgtatttttcacattttttgttaaATGAGGTAATAATCAGTACTATTTAAAACATGTCATACAGTATTTGAGTATGTCTGCTTGTCTGGAATATTTGCTTCATCCCAGGATTTAAAGTATTTCTAAAAAGATGCCAAAAAAGTGTTTGGAAGGATACTTGAAATAGTAATAGTAGTCATTGACCGCCAGTAAAATTTACCCATGTCTTTGTTTTAACTTTCTATTGTTAATATATGAGAATGCAAAATCTATACTCAGTTACTAAAACATTTgctatctcattttctttttcagaagatGAATAATCTTTCGTTTAGTGAGCTATGTTGCCTCTTCTGCTGTCCACCTTGCCCAGGGAAAATTGCTTCAAAATTAGCATTTTTGCCACCTGATCCAACATACACACTGATGTGTGATGAAAGTGGAAGCCGCTGGACTTTACATCTGTCAGAACGAGCAGACTGGCAGTACTCTTCTAGAGAAAAAGATGCTATTGAGTGTTTCATGACTAGAACCAGTAAAGGCAATAGAATTGCCTGTATGTTTGTGCGTTGCTCACCCAATGCCAAATACACTTTACTCTTCTCACATGGAAATGCTGTTGATCTTGGACAGATGAGCAGCTTTTACATAGGACTAGGATCACGGATTAATTGTAATATATTCTCATATGATTATTCTGGATATGGTGCAAGTTCTGGGAAACCAACAGAGAAGAATCTCTATGCAGACATTGAAGCTGCTTGGCTTGCTCTAAGGACAAGGTAAATTgtgattgaaaattatttttcatgcttaTGGTAGTTAACTAAAATTATCCTGtataaagaatagaataaaagctATCTTTATTATACATATCTTAAACTGCTATATAGAGATTATACTTACCAGTATATACTTATGAATGGCTAAACTCTTAGACTGCAACTTTAAATTTcacataatagcaaaaaaaaagttaagacacTTCAGGTTTGTTTGTCTACCTTAATACATGTGTCTATGTATGATTTTTCCAAAACCTTTGATGACAGATGTTTGCTTTTTGTGACATAAAAGCGTTTATTCAAAGTTGCAACATTCAAGGTAACAAGAAAAACGGTGATTTAGCTAATCATTCACTTGATTTACAGTGTAAGAGGCTGGATTGCTTTCTATTAAAATCCTTagccaggccgggtgcggtggctcacgcctgtaatcctagcactctgggaggccgaggcgggcggattgctcaaggtcaggagttcgaaaccagcctgagcaagagcgagaccccgcctctactataaatagaaagaaattaattggccaactaatatatatagaaaaaattagccaggcatggtggcgcatgcctgtagtcccagctactcgggaggctgaggcagaaggattgcttgagcccaggagtttgaggttgctgtgagctaggctgacgccacggcactcactctagcctgggcaacaaagtgagactctgtctcaaaaaaaaaaaaaaaaaaatccttagccAGGATTTGCATTATTTGATATAATTATCTTAGAAGGTATAATCTAGAGATACATTATTggaacaatatttaaaatattcattctgtAAAAGTGAGATTTTGCTTTACATTCTGAATGCCTAACATTTGGAGAGATGATCTCAAGTAAGAAAAAAGTACTGTTACGACAAattgtttaagaaaattttattactaTGTCAATTATTCTTTGATATAACAGTGCATTTTAGGGAACTAGAAATCGCATTAATTCTTTCTGATCACTAAGATActtataaatttttcttcaaaaatcacAAGGCATACTTTAGTGTATTTTCTTATTAGGTTAGTGTACAATACATAGAAAGATACCtgagtataaattatttttcatattatgttaATAACCTATCTGActtccagaatattttatttttatttatttacttttttgagacagagtctcactttgttgcccaggctagagtgagtgccgtggtatcagcctagctcacagcaacctcaatctcctgggctcaagcagtctttcctgcctcagcctcccaagtagctgggactacaggcatgcgccaccatacccggctaatttttctatatatattagttgtccaattaatttctttctattttttttttttttttagtagagacggagtctcactcttgttcaggctggtttcgaactcctgaccttgagcaatccacccgcctcggcctcccagagtactaggattacaggcgtgagccactgcgcctggcccagaatATTTTAGATTGAAGCTAAAGGATAAAGAAAGTTCAGTGTTTCTAATTTAGGGTTTAAATATTAATGGTTCCACTTAGGAGGAACCTcctcatttctattaaaaagcaTAGTTGTTATCGTCATATatgtcttcatatatatatataatatatatattatatatatgtatataatatatatataatatatatatattaagaaagtgtcaggccgggcgctgtggctcacgcctgtaatcctagctcttgggaggccgaggcgggcggattgctcaaggtcaggagttcaaaaccagcctgagcaagagcgagaccccgtctctactataaacagaaagaaattaattggccaactgatatatatatataaaaaattagccgggcatagtggcgcatgcctgtagtcccagctactcgggaggctgaggcagaaggatcactcgagcccaggagtttgaggttgctgtgagctaggctgatgccacggcactcactctagcctggacaacaaagtgagactctgtctccaaaaaaaaaaaaaaagaaagtgtctttaaaactatttttcttcaaactttttaaatggggggaaaataaagataaaactatttttccctccaagaaatatataataaagttatGTTCTCATAGCAAAGTTCTATATATAAATCAGTGTAAATGATATGAAAACATAAATCTGAAGACTAAGGAACAAAATAGGTGGTAATAGGTAAAGAGTTCACGGGGTGGTAGcaaaattattgtttaatttatgaatttaaaaaccactttaagccgggtgcggtggctcacgcctgtaatcctagcactctgggaggctgaggcgggcggattgctcgaggtcaggagttcgaaaccagcctgagcaagagcgagaccccgtctctactataaatagaaagaaattaattggccaactaatatatatataaaattagccgggcatggtggcgcatgcctgtagtcccagctactcgggaggctgaggcagcaggattgcttgagcccaggagtttgaggttgctgtgagctaggctgacgccacggcactcactctagcctgggcaacaagcgagactctgtctcaaaataaataaataaataaaaaataaataaataaaactaaaaaccactttaaatcaaaatcttCTTCAGATATATTTATCAGTTCCATCAGGCCTTAAACGAAAAATGAGTTACTCACCTTTCAGAGTCAACCACTTGAATGAGGTATAATAACAGTCAGAAAgtattataatgtttttaaaataatatgttattgagatatgattcagATACCATAAAGTTCACACTTTTAAAGTATAACTTCAGTGGAATAATATGGTTTTAAAGAGTGCTAAGTTAAACAGAAAGCCTTGTTAGTGCTTCTGAGTCACACAAAAGGATCCCCTTACTCAAAACATTAGTATTCGATTTAGTGTCTATGTATAAAGGAAAACTCTTAAGTGGTCAGCtttagtgttttttcttttttaatcttgtCAGATATTAGTTTGAAGGAAACTTTCTAAAATGATTTACCATCTTGATTgattaatcttttcaaaacatatttgACCAGTATTGATAAGGAACAAGGATAGATACATAAATAATCCCACATACTATTTTAGGacttatattttagaattttagagttATATTTTCCCTTATGTGGAACCCTAAACACACTTGGAAGAGTTAGTTCAGTGTCAGTAGTTTGGGGAAAtttgtttaacttctctgagcctctgtttaaTGAAGAGGTTGAAACGTTCAGTGATCTTAGATCCTTTCCACTTCTGGAATCTGTCATCTAATAAAAGGTATGTAATTAGAATACTTGCCTCTTATTTCCTTTACTTGATAAAAGTAAGTTAAAACTTACATaaccaggaagagaaaaataagtaaggAACCAAGTATTGAATGATGTCCTTTTCAGGAAAATTGAATATCCCTAATAGCCCCAGTTTCTGACCTTCTGAtggacaaacagaaaataagggcCTGGTATTCACTCTGCAACTTTCAGTGCTTGATCCTCCTCCTCTGTGTGCTCTAATGAAAAACACACTGCACTGGGAGTCAGTATACCTGAGTTCTAATTCTAGATCTCTCACTAACCTACTGTGACTTTGAACATCTGCTCGTTAAGCAGCTGGAGTAGATTAAATGGTCTTTAAAGTTCTTTCTAACTCTTATTATGAAATTGTTATTCTTGTGAGTCCTCAGGTGCTTACTACCTCTGTTACTTTGTCTTATAGCCTTGTCATTGCTAGCTTTAGTCCAAATCCCTTAGTTTTCACCAACAATGCTGCTATTCAGCTAAGAGCAATAGCACAGCCACAAGGGTTGTGATGATGCCGCAAATGTTCattctcttaatttcttcattcctATGAAGTATGTACAACTAAGTCTGTTGTAAAGAAAACAGCTTTTATGAGTTTACTAACATTTAGAGTCAGCCTGGAGTAGATGGAGCTCTCTTCTGGGTCATACCCAATGCTTATGTAGGACTGATTTGAAGAAACTGTGAGACAGTATGTTGCTACCTGTATGGTTAAAATAGTCTTGTGCCCCTGGAAGAAAACACACAGTTTGCCTTCCTCTTTCGTGGTGAATGTTCAGATTCTCAGAAAGCTCTTTTACCTTTCCAAAAGACTAGAAGCTG from Microcebus murinus isolate Inina chromosome 12, M.murinus_Inina_mat1.0, whole genome shotgun sequence includes the following:
- the ABHD17B gene encoding alpha/beta hydrolase domain-containing protein 17B, which produces MNNLSFSELCCLFCCPPCPGKIASKLAFLPPDPTYTLMCDESGSRWTLHLSERADWQYSSREKDAIECFMTRTSKGNRIACMFVRCSPNAKYTLLFSHGNAVDLGQMSSFYIGLGSRINCNIFSYDYSGYGASSGKPTEKNLYADIEAAWLALRTRYGIRPENVIIYGQSIGTVPSVDLAARYESAAVILHSPLTSGMRVAFPDTKKTYCFDAFPNIDKISKITSPVLIIHGTEDEVIDFSHGLALFERCQRPVEPLWVEGAGHNDVELYGQYLERLKQFVSQELVNL